TATGAAAAAAACAACTCAAATCCTCATAGAGGTTCTCATACTTTAAGCGTGAGAGCTACTCAATATTATGAATCTGCACGTGAAAAAGTTAAAAATTTTATAAATGCTAATAGTCCTAACGAAATCATCTTTACTAGAAATGCTACAGAGGCCTTAAACCTTTTAGCTTATTCATATGCTATGAAATACGTTGGTAAAGATGATGAAATAGTTATTTGTATAAGTGAGCATCATAGTAATATACTTCCATGGCAAAACATAGCAAAGACCAAAGGTGCAAAATTAAAATACATGTATTTAAATAGTGATTTCAAACTCACAACTGAAGAAATACAAGATAAAATAACAGAAAAAACTAAAATAGTTAGCATAGCTCATATGAGCAACGTATTGGGAACTATATACCCTATAAAGGAAATTGTAGAATACGCACATAAAAAAGGCTCTATAGTAATAGTAGATGGAGCTCAAAGTACTCCTCACATAAAAATAGATGTTCAAGACTTAGATGCAGACTTTTTCTGTTTCTCAGGTCATAAAATGTTGGGTCCAATGGGTATTGGTGTTTTATATGGAAAAAAAGAATTACTAGAGATCACTCCTCCATTCTTATTTGGAGGAAGCATGATTGAATATGTAGATAAATTTGAATCAACATTTGCACCTATTCCCCAAAAATTTGAAGCTGGCACTCAAAACGTAGGTGAAGCAATTGGACTTTCAAAAGCTATAGACTATATATCTCAAATTGGAATTGATAAAATACATGATCATGAAATAAGTCTCGTTTCTTATGCATTAGAAAAAATGCTTTCTATACCATACGTAGATGTATATGGATCAAAGGATATCAAAAACCGTGGAG
The window above is part of the Tepidibacter aestuarii genome. Proteins encoded here:
- a CDS encoding cysteine desulfurase; this translates as MNSLNVNKIREDFHILKERVNDRQLIYFDNAATTHKPDCVINSIKNYYEKNNSNPHRGSHTLSVRATQYYESAREKVKNFINANSPNEIIFTRNATEALNLLAYSYAMKYVGKDDEIVICISEHHSNILPWQNIAKTKGAKLKYMYLNSDFKLTTEEIQDKITEKTKIVSIAHMSNVLGTIYPIKEIVEYAHKKGSIVIVDGAQSTPHIKIDVQDLDADFFCFSGHKMLGPMGIGVLYGKKELLEITPPFLFGGSMIEYVDKFESTFAPIPQKFEAGTQNVGEAIGLSKAIDYISQIGIDKIHDHEISLVSYALEKMLSIPYVDVYGSKDIKNRGGLISFNIKDVHAHDCASILDSYGIAVRSGHHCAQPFMKYLNLPATCRASFYLYNTKDEIDNFIDNLKNVRRWLGYGS